The Rhodoferax sediminis genome has a segment encoding these proteins:
- a CDS encoding SDR family NAD(P)-dependent oxidoreductase, giving the protein MPFPSSVAPHLLDGRLALITGAGQGNGRALALGLAQAGARVIVTDMNANTVEETAQAVRAEGGQAWPFVLDVTSLDACHALAARVGDEIGAIDLLVNNAGIIIREGMASENAASNWKRTIDVNVHGTFNVSLAWLPAIKATKGSIINIASIAAYAGQGGSLGYSPSKGAIKMFTQSLAAELAPVGVRVNALAPGVIETPMTAATRENPQRLESFMTRIPMGRVGQTEDLVGPVIFLASGMSRYVTGITLPVDGGFLAI; this is encoded by the coding sequence ATGCCATTTCCAAGCTCTGTAGCGCCGCACCTTCTCGATGGGCGGTTGGCGTTGATCACCGGCGCCGGCCAGGGCAATGGCCGAGCGCTCGCGCTCGGACTGGCCCAGGCGGGTGCGCGCGTGATCGTTACCGACATGAACGCGAATACGGTCGAAGAGACCGCGCAGGCGGTCCGCGCCGAAGGCGGGCAGGCCTGGCCTTTCGTCCTCGATGTGACGTCGCTCGATGCCTGCCATGCGCTGGCAGCGCGTGTGGGCGACGAGATCGGCGCGATCGACCTGCTGGTCAACAACGCCGGCATCATCATCCGCGAGGGGATGGCCAGCGAGAACGCCGCATCTAACTGGAAGAGGACGATCGACGTCAACGTACACGGCACCTTCAACGTCAGTCTTGCGTGGCTCCCTGCGATCAAGGCGACAAAGGGCTCGATCATCAACATCGCATCGATCGCGGCCTATGCAGGACAGGGAGGAAGCCTCGGCTACTCTCCGTCCAAGGGAGCCATCAAGATGTTCACTCAGTCGCTTGCGGCCGAACTCGCTCCGGTCGGCGTTCGCGTGAACGCATTGGCTCCGGGGGTGATTGAGACGCCGATGACCGCCGCAACTCGCGAGAACCCGCAACGACTGGAATCTTTCATGACGCGCATTCCCATGGGCCGCGTCGGCCAGACAGAAGATCTGGTGGGCCCGGTGATCTTTCTCGCGTCCGGCATGTCGCGCTACGTCACCGGCATCACCCTGCCTGTCGACGGAGGATTCCTTGCCATCTGA
- a CDS encoding ABC transporter substrate-binding protein has product MKLKRICKRLLAVAALSTLALGASAQDIKLGFNGDLSASPSAQSGLAAVLGMQTAIDDVNKAGGLLGRKLTLVTRDDSSQPAKSIQNTIELIDNEKVSAMFGPTNSGNAMAWKHIVNQKKIPEIGNVGSGTDITKPMSPGADNYMFRVSMVDRPQVAALMAYAKKNPTTKVVGLMAETTGYGQGGLKDMEEIAALQGIKPADVERFGVGDTDMTSQLNKMKAAGVDTVIVWAQGTPIAQLMRSMDKINYFPLTLTSWAADNITFYDAAGKTLAEKPLFMRTVTETYTPAQQKLFDRIGSKLKAPSSFSFALHGYDSVLLYAAAVKQAGSTDGSAVRLALEDLKTPVQGLLRTYNKPFDKTNHEALTAKDLVWTHWKDGKLAPYTDAVIRSLTAADMKQ; this is encoded by the coding sequence ATGAAGCTGAAACGAATCTGCAAACGGTTGCTCGCGGTCGCCGCGTTATCTACCCTTGCTTTGGGCGCTTCCGCACAAGACATCAAACTCGGCTTCAACGGCGACCTATCGGCCTCGCCGTCGGCCCAAAGCGGTCTGGCGGCTGTATTGGGAATGCAGACGGCCATTGACGACGTCAATAAGGCCGGCGGCCTTCTGGGGCGTAAATTGACGCTTGTGACCCGTGACGATTCGTCGCAGCCGGCGAAGTCGATTCAGAACACAATCGAGCTGATCGACAACGAAAAAGTATCCGCGATGTTCGGTCCGACGAACTCGGGTAACGCGATGGCGTGGAAGCACATCGTGAATCAGAAAAAAATCCCAGAGATTGGTAATGTCGGCTCCGGCACCGATATCACCAAGCCGATGAGTCCAGGCGCCGACAACTACATGTTCCGCGTATCGATGGTTGATCGCCCTCAGGTCGCCGCCCTGATGGCCTACGCGAAGAAGAACCCAACAACTAAAGTCGTGGGTCTCATGGCTGAGACCACTGGTTACGGCCAAGGCGGGCTGAAAGACATGGAAGAAATAGCGGCGCTGCAAGGCATCAAACCTGCGGACGTCGAGCGGTTTGGAGTGGGCGACACCGATATGACTTCACAGCTCAACAAGATGAAGGCTGCGGGCGTAGACACAGTGATCGTATGGGCTCAGGGTACCCCGATTGCGCAATTGATGCGCAGCATGGACAAGATCAACTATTTCCCGCTGACGCTTACTTCGTGGGCGGCCGACAACATTACCTTCTATGATGCAGCCGGCAAGACGTTGGCCGAAAAGCCGTTGTTTATGCGAACCGTGACCGAAACGTACACGCCGGCGCAGCAAAAGCTGTTCGACCGCATCGGCAGCAAACTCAAGGCGCCGAGCTCTTTCTCATTTGCACTGCATGGTTACGATTCGGTTCTCCTTTACGCCGCGGCGGTCAAGCAAGCCGGGAGCACAGACGGTTCTGCTGTCCGCCTGGCGCTGGAAGACCTGAAGACTCCCGTTCAGGGCCTTCTAAGGACTTACAACAAGCCATTCGACAAGACCAATCACGAAGCCCTGACTGCGAAAGATCTGGTTTGGACTCATTGGAAAGATGGCAAGTTGGCACCTTACACCGACGCGGTGATACGTTCGCTAACTGCTGCCGATATGAAGCAGTAA